A genomic window from Martelella lutilitoris includes:
- the trpB gene encoding tryptophan synthase subunit beta produces MNETPKPNSFKSGPDESGLFGIFGGRFVAETLMPLILDLQAEWEKAKTDPEFKAELTSLGKHYTGRPSPLYHAERLSEHLGGAKIYFKREELNHTGSHKINNCLGQILLAKRMGKTRIIAETGAGQHGVASATVAARFGLPCVVYMGATDVERQAPNVFRMKLLGAEVKPVTAGHGTLKDAMNEALRDWVTNVDDTYYLIGTAAGPHPYPEMVRDFQAVIGQEAREQIMEAEGRLPDLVIAAVGGGSNAIGIFHPFLDDPDVKIVGVEAGGRGLDGEEHCASLTAGAPGVLHGNRTYLLQDADGQIKEGHSVSAGLDYPGIGPEHSWLNDIGRVDYVPILDNEALEAFQLMTRLEGIIPALEASHAIAEIVKRAPKMGKDEIILANLSGRGDKDVHTVGKILGMEM; encoded by the coding sequence GTGAACGAGACGCCAAAACCAAACTCCTTCAAATCCGGCCCTGACGAGAGCGGCCTGTTCGGCATTTTCGGCGGGCGTTTCGTCGCCGAAACGCTGATGCCGCTGATCCTCGACCTGCAGGCGGAATGGGAAAAGGCCAAGACCGATCCCGAGTTCAAGGCGGAGCTGACATCGCTCGGCAAGCATTATACCGGCCGTCCGAGCCCGCTCTATCACGCCGAACGCCTGAGCGAACATCTCGGCGGCGCGAAGATCTATTTCAAGCGCGAGGAGCTGAACCACACCGGCTCGCACAAGATCAACAACTGCCTCGGCCAGATCCTGCTGGCAAAGCGCATGGGCAAGACCCGGATCATCGCCGAGACCGGTGCCGGCCAGCACGGCGTGGCATCGGCCACCGTTGCCGCCCGCTTCGGCCTGCCCTGCGTCGTCTATATGGGCGCGACCGATGTCGAGCGTCAGGCGCCCAACGTCTTCCGCATGAAGCTTCTCGGCGCCGAGGTGAAGCCGGTGACTGCCGGTCACGGCACGCTGAAGGATGCGATGAACGAGGCATTGCGCGACTGGGTCACCAATGTCGACGACACCTATTACCTGATCGGCACGGCCGCCGGTCCCCATCCCTATCCGGAAATGGTGCGCGATTTCCAGGCGGTGATCGGCCAGGAAGCGCGCGAGCAGATCATGGAAGCCGAAGGGCGGTTGCCCGATCTGGTGATCGCCGCCGTCGGCGGCGGTTCGAACGCGATCGGCATCTTCCATCCCTTCCTCGATGATCCGGACGTGAAGATTGTCGGTGTGGAAGCCGGCGGTCGCGGGCTTGACGGCGAGGAACACTGCGCCTCGCTGACGGCCGGCGCGCCGGGCGTGCTCCACGGCAACCGCACCTATCTGCTGCAGGATGCGGACGGGCAGATCAAGGAAGGCCATTCGGTCTCCGCCGGGCTCGACTATCCGGGCATCGGACCGGAGCATTCCTGGCTCAACGATATCGGCCGCGTTGATTATGTTCCGATCCTCGATAACGAGGCTCTGGAAGCCTTCCAGCTGATGACCCGGCTCGAGGGCATCATTCCCGCACTCGAGGCCAGCCATGCGATTGCCGAAATCGTCAAGCGCGCGCCGAAGATGGGCAAGGACGAGATCATCCTCGCCAATCTTTCCGGACGCGGCGACAAGGACGTCCACACGGTCGGCAAGATTCTCGGCATGGAGATGTGA
- the trpA gene encoding tryptophan synthase subunit alpha, translated as MTERMEKRFAALKAEGRPALITYFMGGDPDFDTSLEIMKALPKAGADVIELGMPFSDPMADGPAIQMAGLRALRGGQTLEKTLELARQFRKQDAETPIVMMGYYNPIYIYGVERFVETALEAGIDGLIIVDLPPEMDNELCIPALEKGLNFIRLATPTTDEKRLPTVLNNTSGFVYYVSMNGITGSALPDPSKVGAAVSRIKAHTDLPVCVGFGVKTAEHARLIGAAADGVVVGTAVVNQIAGTLDANGKGGKDTVDAVATFVRGLSSGVRDARLAAAE; from the coding sequence ATGACCGAACGCATGGAAAAACGCTTTGCAGCCCTGAAGGCCGAGGGCCGGCCGGCGCTGATCACCTATTTCATGGGTGGCGATCCCGATTTCGATACCTCGCTTGAGATCATGAAGGCTTTGCCGAAGGCGGGCGCCGATGTGATCGAGCTCGGCATGCCCTTTTCCGATCCGATGGCCGATGGCCCGGCGATCCAGATGGCGGGTCTCAGGGCGCTGAGGGGCGGGCAGACGCTGGAAAAAACGCTGGAACTGGCGCGACAGTTCCGCAAGCAGGATGCCGAAACGCCGATCGTGATGATGGGATACTACAATCCGATTTACATCTACGGCGTCGAGCGCTTCGTTGAAACCGCGCTCGAAGCCGGGATCGACGGCCTCATCATCGTCGACCTGCCGCCGGAAATGGACAATGAGCTGTGCATTCCCGCGCTGGAAAAAGGTCTCAACTTCATCCGCCTCGCCACGCCGACGACCGACGAGAAGCGCCTGCCGACGGTTTTGAACAACACCTCCGGCTTCGTCTATTACGTCTCGATGAACGGCATTACCGGTTCGGCGCTGCCGGACCCGTCAAAGGTTGGCGCTGCGGTTTCGCGCATCAAGGCGCATACCGATCTTCCCGTCTGCGTCGGCTTCGGCGTGAAGACGGCAGAACATGCCCGCCTCATCGGCGCTGCCGCCGACGGCGTGGTGGTCGGTACGGCGGTCGTCAACCAGATTGCCGGTACGTTGGATGCCAATGGCAAGGGCGGCAAGGACACGGTGGATGCCGTTGCCACCTTCGTGCGCGGGCTTTCGAGCGGCGTGCGCGACGCCCGCCTTGCAGCGGCGGAGTAA
- the accD gene encoding acetyl-CoA carboxylase, carboxyltransferase subunit beta yields MNWITNYVRPRINSMFGRREVPENLWIKCPETGAMVFHTDLEENKWVIPSSGYHMKMPARARLADLFDNGAFEELPQPKVAQDPLKFRDSKKYADRLKENRAKTGQEDTIIAGAGTLEGLKLVAVVHEFKFLGGSLGMAAGEAIIQAFDRALKDHCPLVIFPASGGARMQEGVLSLMQMPRVTVMVELMREAGLPYIVVLTNPTTGGVSASYAMLGDLHIAEPGAEIGFAGRRVIEQTIREQLPDGFQTAEYLLDHGMVDMVVKRHDIPETLARVLKIMTGAPPTATAMLEAPKQNEAIANETPHEPLDSGEAPTPQS; encoded by the coding sequence GTGAACTGGATAACCAATTATGTGCGGCCGCGGATCAACTCCATGTTCGGCCGCCGCGAAGTTCCCGAGAATTTGTGGATCAAGTGCCCCGAAACCGGGGCCATGGTGTTTCACACCGATCTGGAAGAAAACAAGTGGGTCATTCCCTCCTCCGGCTACCACATGAAGATGCCGGCACGGGCGCGTCTGGCCGACCTTTTCGACAATGGCGCGTTCGAGGAACTGCCGCAGCCGAAGGTGGCGCAGGACCCGCTGAAATTCCGCGATTCCAAGAAATATGCCGACCGGCTCAAGGAAAATCGCGCGAAGACCGGTCAGGAAGACACGATCATCGCCGGCGCCGGAACGCTTGAAGGCCTGAAGCTCGTTGCCGTTGTCCATGAGTTCAAGTTCCTTGGCGGTTCGCTCGGCATGGCTGCCGGCGAGGCGATCATCCAGGCCTTCGACCGGGCGCTGAAGGACCATTGCCCGCTGGTGATCTTCCCCGCCTCCGGCGGCGCGCGCATGCAGGAAGGCGTATTGTCGCTGATGCAGATGCCGCGCGTCACCGTGATGGTGGAACTGATGCGCGAGGCCGGGCTGCCCTATATCGTCGTGCTCACCAACCCAACCACCGGCGGCGTTTCGGCCTCTTATGCCATGCTGGGCGACCTGCATATCGCGGAGCCGGGTGCCGAAATCGGCTTTGCCGGCCGTCGCGTGATCGAGCAGACCATTCGCGAACAGCTGCCCGACGGGTTCCAGACGGCGGAATATCTGCTGGACCATGGCATGGTCGACATGGTGGTCAAGCGCCACGACATTCCCGAGACGCTGGCGCGCGTGCTGAAGATCATGACCGGCGCGCCGCCGACGGCGACGGCAATGCTGGAAGCGCCGAAACAGAACGAGGCCATTGCCAACGAGACGCCGCACGAGCCCCTTGACAGCGGAGAGGCGCCGACGCCGCAGAGCTGA
- a CDS encoding bifunctional folylpolyglutamate synthase/dihydrofolate synthase has product MDNHSFGAAERVIDHLMQLHPKGFDLSLERIRVLLEKLGNPHLALPPVIHIAGTNGKGSASAFSRALLEAAGLSVHVHSSPHLVRWHERFRIGGPGGASGYVDDQLLAETLKRVETANAGATATVFELLTAATFVLFAEIPADAVILEVGLGGRFDATNIIDKPAVSVIMPISLDHQAYLGDRVELIAAEKAGIMKPGVPVVIGQQEYEAAEEVLIATADRLGCPLHLYGQDYSAHEEHGRLVYQDGDGLMDLPLPALPGRHQYANAAAAISAVKAAGFSIDEQAAERAMRNVFWPARLQRLHEGDLVTGAPDGSEIWLDGGHNPGAGEVIAEALAGFEERDPRPLFLIIGMINTKDPFGFFEHFAGLANYVYCAPIKGTEAFIDPVALASSAADAGLSAEPVSSIGEALAAICLRTRADQPPPRILIGGSLYFAGNALFENGTPPL; this is encoded by the coding sequence ATGGACAACCATTCCTTCGGCGCTGCCGAGCGTGTGATCGATCACCTGATGCAGCTGCATCCCAAGGGCTTCGATCTGTCGCTAGAGCGGATCAGGGTTCTTCTTGAAAAGCTCGGCAATCCGCATCTGGCCCTGCCGCCGGTCATCCATATCGCCGGCACCAACGGCAAGGGCTCGGCAAGCGCCTTTTCACGCGCACTTCTGGAGGCGGCGGGTCTTTCCGTCCATGTCCATTCCTCGCCGCATCTCGTGCGCTGGCACGAGCGCTTCCGCATCGGCGGACCCGGGGGCGCAAGCGGCTATGTCGATGACCAGTTGCTGGCCGAAACGCTGAAGCGCGTGGAGACGGCCAATGCCGGCGCCACGGCCACCGTTTTCGAACTGCTGACCGCGGCGACCTTCGTGCTGTTTGCGGAGATCCCCGCCGACGCGGTTATTCTGGAAGTCGGTCTCGGCGGCCGCTTTGATGCCACCAATATCATCGACAAGCCGGCCGTCAGCGTCATCATGCCGATCTCGCTTGACCACCAGGCCTATCTCGGCGACCGGGTTGAACTGATTGCCGCCGAGAAGGCCGGAATCATGAAGCCGGGCGTGCCCGTCGTCATCGGCCAGCAGGAATATGAGGCCGCCGAGGAAGTGCTGATCGCCACCGCCGACCGGCTCGGCTGTCCGCTGCATCTCTACGGCCAGGACTACAGCGCCCATGAGGAACACGGACGTCTCGTCTACCAGGACGGCGACGGGTTGATGGACCTGCCGCTGCCCGCGCTTCCCGGCCGGCACCAGTATGCCAACGCGGCCGCCGCGATCTCCGCGGTCAAGGCCGCCGGCTTTTCCATTGACGAGCAGGCGGCGGAAAGAGCGATGCGCAACGTTTTCTGGCCTGCGCGCCTGCAACGCCTCCACGAAGGCGACCTGGTGACGGGAGCGCCCGACGGCAGCGAGATCTGGCTGGACGGCGGGCACAATCCCGGCGCCGGCGAGGTGATCGCCGAGGCGCTTGCCGGTTTCGAGGAGCGTGACCCGCGTCCGCTGTTTCTGATCATCGGCATGATCAACACCAAGGACCCGTTCGGCTTCTTCGAGCATTTCGCGGGGCTTGCGAATTATGTCTACTGCGCCCCGATCAAAGGTACGGAAGCCTTCATCGATCCCGTGGCGCTGGCCTCCTCGGCCGCCGATGCCGGATTGTCGGCCGAACCGGTTTCCTCGATCGGGGAGGCGCTGGCGGCCATCTGCCTGCGCACGCGCGCCGACCAGCCGCCACCCAGGATCCTGATCGGCGGCTCGCTCTATTTCGCCGGCAACGCGCTGTTCGAAAACGGCACGCCGCCGCTCTGA
- the ahcY gene encoding adenosylhomocysteinase, producing MSATEDFIVADIALADYGRKELEIAETEMPGLMAAREEFGESQPLKGARISGSLHMTIQTGVLIETLKALGADVRWASCNIFSTQDHAAAAIAATGTPVFAVKGESLEEYWSYTDRIFQWTDGGQSNLILDDGGDATMYILIGARAEAGEDVLSRPGSEEEEVLIAQIKKRMAETPGFFTKQRDALLGVTEETTTGVNRLYQLARAGQLPFPAINVNDSVTKSKFDNKYGCKESLVDGIRRATDVMMAGKVAVVCGYGDVGKGSAASLSGAGARVKVTEADPICALQAAMDGFEVVLLEDVVATADIFVTTTGNKDIIRLEHMREMKDMAIVGNIGHFDNEIQVNALRNYKWTNIKPQVDMIAFPDGKRLILLSEGRLLNLGNATGHPSFVMSASFTNQVLAQMEIFQHRDKYENTVHVLPKHLDEKVARLHLDKLGAKLTVLSEEQAAYIGVTPEGPFKPEHYRY from the coding sequence ATGAGCGCCACAGAAGATTTCATCGTTGCCGATATCGCGCTGGCCGATTATGGCCGCAAGGAACTGGAGATTGCCGAAACCGAAATGCCGGGCCTGATGGCCGCGCGCGAGGAGTTCGGCGAAAGCCAGCCGCTGAAGGGCGCGCGGATTTCCGGCTCGCTGCACATGACGATCCAGACCGGCGTGCTGATCGAAACGCTGAAGGCGCTCGGCGCCGATGTCCGCTGGGCATCGTGCAACATCTTCTCCACCCAGGACCATGCCGCCGCCGCGATCGCCGCCACCGGCACGCCGGTCTTTGCCGTCAAGGGCGAGAGCCTTGAGGAATACTGGTCCTATACCGACCGGATCTTCCAGTGGACAGACGGCGGCCAGTCGAACCTGATCCTCGATGATGGCGGCGACGCCACCATGTATATCCTGATCGGCGCGCGCGCCGAAGCCGGCGAGGACGTGCTCTCCAGGCCCGGCTCGGAGGAAGAGGAAGTGCTGATCGCCCAGATCAAGAAGCGCATGGCCGAAACGCCCGGCTTCTTCACCAAACAGCGTGATGCGCTTCTGGGCGTGACCGAGGAAACCACGACGGGCGTCAACCGGCTTTACCAGCTTGCCCGCGCTGGCCAGCTCCCCTTCCCGGCGATCAACGTCAATGACTCGGTCACCAAATCGAAATTCGACAACAAATATGGCTGCAAGGAATCGCTGGTTGACGGCATCCGCCGCGCCACCGACGTGATGATGGCCGGCAAGGTCGCCGTCGTCTGTGGTTACGGCGATGTCGGCAAGGGTTCTGCCGCCTCGCTTTCCGGCGCCGGCGCCCGCGTCAAGGTGACGGAAGCCGATCCGATCTGCGCGCTTCAGGCCGCCATGGACGGATTCGAGGTCGTGCTGCTGGAAGACGTCGTTGCGACCGCCGATATCTTCGTCACCACAACCGGCAACAAGGACATCATCCGCCTGGAACATATGCGCGAGATGAAGGACATGGCGATTGTCGGCAATATCGGCCATTTCGACAATGAAATTCAGGTCAACGCGCTGCGCAATTACAAGTGGACCAACATCAAGCCGCAAGTGGACATGATCGCCTTTCCCGACGGCAAGCGGCTGATCCTGCTCTCCGAGGGCCGTCTGCTGAACCTCGGCAACGCCACCGGCCACCCCTCCTTCGTCATGTCGGCATCGTTTACCAACCAGGTGCTGGCGCAGATGGAAATCTTCCAGCACCGCGACAAATACGAGAACACCGTCCACGTCCTGCCGAAGCATCTGGATGAGAAGGTCGCACGCCTTCATCTCGACAAGCTCGGCGCCAAGCTGACCGTGCTCTCCGAGGAACAGGCCGCCTATATCGGCGTGACGCCGGAAGGCCCGTTCAAGCCGGAACATTACCGCTACTGA
- a CDS encoding FGGY-family carbohydrate kinase produces the protein MRDHVIAVDVGTASVRAGVFDKTGIMLARKVEPLRLRRPGARRGEYISEDIWQTTATAVRAARLAAGLGPEQVAGLAFGATCSLVLLDGSGRPLPLFEDEAGTYDTLAWFDHRAEAEAEELSATDDPAVRHSGGSISPEMQVPKLLWLKRNRPDLWQRAGGFFDLADYLSYRATGNPARSVSTLVTKWFYRADSDAPWPRTLLGTFGLDDLPEKAGAAHAPCPPGASVGRLSTQAAEALGLDRDVAVAAGMVDAYAGALGALPADKAAASGEFALIGGTSSCLIGQGGEPVFAKSLWGPYFSAIHKNQWAFEAGQSATGGLLNHLLEIHAEGGPATEDRHQQVIARITEMLAENGPGFADGLDILPDFHGSRSPFADPTMTGMIAGLTLDKSFDGLCRLYWRASIAIALSLRQILEHLGESRIPATGLHLAGGHRRNPLLSRLFADVTGLPVHISPTEDVVLLGSAINAGAASGLYPDLGSTAAAMQAAAELTDPDPSFADYYDRQYARLKILQACRDTLATAG, from the coding sequence ATGCGCGATCATGTGATTGCGGTCGATGTCGGCACGGCAAGCGTCAGGGCAGGCGTTTTCGATAAAACCGGCATCATGCTCGCCCGCAAGGTGGAGCCGCTCAGGCTGCGCCGTCCGGGCGCCCGGCGCGGAGAGTATATTTCCGAAGACATCTGGCAGACGACAGCAACAGCCGTGCGGGCCGCGCGGCTTGCGGCCGGTCTCGGGCCCGAGCAGGTCGCGGGGCTTGCCTTCGGCGCGACCTGCTCGCTGGTGTTGCTCGACGGATCCGGTCGGCCACTGCCGCTCTTTGAGGACGAGGCCGGGACCTACGACACGCTCGCCTGGTTCGATCACCGCGCCGAGGCCGAAGCGGAAGAGCTGAGCGCCACCGATGATCCGGCGGTGCGGCATTCGGGCGGATCGATCTCGCCTGAAATGCAGGTGCCGAAGCTGTTGTGGCTGAAACGCAATCGCCCCGATCTCTGGCAAAGGGCGGGCGGCTTCTTCGACCTCGCCGACTATCTGAGCTATCGCGCCACCGGCAATCCGGCGCGCTCGGTCTCCACGCTTGTGACAAAATGGTTCTACAGGGCCGACAGTGACGCACCCTGGCCGCGCACGCTTCTCGGAACATTCGGCCTTGATGACCTTCCCGAAAAGGCCGGCGCCGCGCATGCGCCCTGCCCGCCCGGCGCCTCCGTTGGCAGACTGTCGACCCAGGCTGCCGAGGCGCTGGGGCTTGATCGCGATGTCGCGGTCGCGGCCGGCATGGTCGATGCCTATGCCGGCGCCCTTGGCGCGCTTCCGGCGGACAAGGCTGCGGCCTCGGGCGAATTCGCGCTGATTGGCGGGACCTCGAGTTGCCTTATCGGCCAGGGCGGCGAACCGGTCTTCGCGAAAAGCCTCTGGGGGCCATATTTTTCGGCAATTCATAAGAACCAATGGGCGTTCGAAGCCGGACAGTCTGCAACCGGCGGTTTACTCAACCATCTGCTTGAAATCCACGCGGAGGGCGGACCGGCGACGGAAGACCGCCACCAGCAGGTGATCGCCCGGATCACGGAAATGCTTGCCGAGAACGGCCCCGGCTTTGCCGACGGGCTGGACATCCTGCCGGATTTTCACGGCAGCCGCTCGCCCTTTGCCGATCCGACAATGACCGGGATGATCGCCGGCCTCACGCTCGACAAATCCTTCGATGGGCTTTGCCGTCTCTACTGGCGTGCCTCGATCGCCATTGCCCTGTCGCTCAGGCAGATCCTCGAACATCTCGGCGAAAGCCGCATTCCCGCCACCGGCCTTCACCTTGCCGGAGGCCACCGGAGAAACCCTCTCCTTTCAAGACTTTTCGCCGACGTGACCGGTCTTCCCGTGCATATCTCGCCGACGGAAGATGTGGTGCTGCTGGGCTCCGCCATCAACGCCGGCGCAGCATCGGGACTATACCCGGACCTTGGCAGCACAGCCGCCGCGATGCAGGCGGCAGCGGAATTGACCGATCCCGATCCGTCGTTTGCCGACTACTATGATCGCCAATATGCCCGGCTCAAAATTCTGCAGGCTTGCCGGGACACGCTTGCCACCGCAGGTTAG
- a CDS encoding mannitol dehydrogenase family protein has protein sequence MTKPLNLASLDQHADKAAIPAYDRGNLSAGIFHFGVGNFHRAHQAVYLHQLFNTGRDLDWAIVGAGVMPSDTKMREVLAAQDCLTTVVDQEADASEATITGAMIDMIAPPDYAAMIEKLADPAIRIVSLTVTEGGYFIDPATGKFDPTHPAIVADGENPDTPKTAFGLIIAGLKKRRAEGVPPFTVMCCDNIPHNGAVTKATVSGLAERSDPAFAGWIRENVAFPNAMVDRITPATGKRERDITREDYGIEDNWPVFCEGFKQWVLEDDFPLGRPALEEVGVTFVDDVSPYELMKLRILNGGHAAIAYPGELLDIHFVHEAMENELIAAFLEKLEKDEIIPIVPPVPDTDLTGYYELIARRFANPKIGDTIERLALDGSNRQPKFILPSTAARLEKGLDVVGLALVSALWCRYFEGTSDSGREIRFNDESADRLHKAAVASRQDPMIFLQERAIFGSIADNDTFRRRFSAALESLRAVGTAETLKRYIAGDLA, from the coding sequence ATGACCAAGCCCCTCAACCTCGCAAGCCTTGATCAGCACGCGGACAAGGCGGCCATTCCGGCCTATGACCGCGGCAACCTTTCCGCCGGCATTTTCCATTTCGGCGTCGGCAATTTTCACCGGGCGCATCAGGCAGTCTATCTGCACCAGTTGTTCAACACCGGCCGTGATCTCGACTGGGCGATCGTCGGCGCCGGCGTCATGCCCTCCGACACGAAAATGCGCGAGGTGCTCGCAGCGCAGGATTGCCTGACGACGGTGGTGGACCAGGAAGCCGATGCCAGCGAAGCGACGATCACCGGGGCAATGATCGACATGATCGCGCCGCCCGACTATGCGGCAATGATCGAGAAGCTCGCCGACCCGGCAATCCGCATCGTTTCGCTGACGGTGACCGAAGGCGGCTATTTCATCGATCCGGCCACCGGGAAATTCGACCCGACGCATCCGGCAATCGTTGCGGACGGCGAAAATCCGGATACGCCGAAGACGGCCTTCGGCCTGATCATCGCCGGTCTCAAGAAGCGCCGCGCGGAAGGCGTACCGCCGTTTACCGTGATGTGCTGCGACAACATTCCCCATAACGGCGCGGTGACGAAAGCCACGGTTTCGGGCCTTGCCGAACGCTCCGATCCCGCTTTCGCCGGCTGGATCCGTGAGAATGTCGCTTTTCCCAATGCCATGGTCGACCGGATCACGCCGGCGACCGGCAAGCGCGAGCGTGACATCACGCGCGAGGACTACGGCATAGAGGACAACTGGCCGGTTTTCTGCGAGGGCTTCAAGCAATGGGTGCTGGAGGATGATTTTCCGCTCGGCCGCCCGGCGCTGGAAGAGGTCGGCGTCACCTTTGTTGACGACGTCAGCCCTTACGAACTGATGAAGCTCAGGATCCTCAACGGCGGCCATGCGGCAATCGCCTATCCGGGCGAGCTTCTCGACATTCACTTTGTCCACGAGGCGATGGAAAACGAACTGATCGCCGCCTTTCTCGAAAAGCTCGAAAAGGACGAGATCATTCCGATCGTGCCGCCGGTGCCCGATACCGATCTCACCGGCTATTACGAGCTGATCGCGCGCCGCTTCGCCAATCCGAAGATCGGCGACACGATCGAGCGTCTGGCGCTGGATGGCTCCAACCGTCAGCCGAAATTCATCCTGCCCTCCACCGCCGCCCGCCTCGAGAAGGGTCTAGACGTGGTCGGCCTTGCACTGGTCTCCGCGCTCTGGTGCCGTTACTTCGAGGGCACGTCCGACAGCGGCCGCGAAATCCGCTTCAACGACGAAAGCGCGGACCGCCTGCACAAGGCGGCGGTTGCAAGCAGGCAGGATCCGATGATCTTCCTTCAGGAACGCGCCATCTTTGGTTCGATCGCCGACAATGACACCTTCCGCAGGCGCTTTTCGGCGGCGCTTGAAAGCCTGAGGGCCGTCGGAACCGCTGAAACGCTGAAACGCTATATCGCCGGCGACCTGGCATAG
- a CDS encoding ABC transporter ATP-binding protein, with translation MGSIRLENVSKRFGEHAVIPGIDLEINDGEFVVFVGPSGCGKSTLLRLIAGLEDVSGGRILIDGDDATAKPPAKRGLAMVFQSYALYPHMSVRSNIGFPLKMANIDKAEIDRKVNEAAKILNLTDYLDRKPRALSGGQRQRVAIGRAIVRSPECFLFDEPLSNLDAALRVNMRLEISELHQQLGATSIYVTHDQVEAMTMADKIVVLRAGNIEQVGSPLELYRSPANLFVAGFIGSPKMNFIDGKTAEEFGAHTIGIRPEHVALSTESGKWKGKVAVSEHLGSDTFLHVDVPELGHITTRTDGEFPVRHGDTVFISPDPERLYRFDANGLVAE, from the coding sequence ATGGGCAGCATCAGACTTGAAAACGTCTCCAAGCGCTTTGGCGAACATGCCGTCATTCCCGGCATCGATCTGGAGATCAATGACGGCGAATTCGTTGTCTTCGTCGGCCCCTCGGGTTGCGGCAAATCCACGCTCCTGCGCCTGATCGCGGGGCTGGAGGATGTCTCCGGCGGCCGCATCCTGATCGACGGCGACGACGCCACCGCCAAGCCGCCGGCAAAGCGGGGACTGGCCATGGTGTTCCAGTCATACGCGCTTTATCCGCATATGAGCGTGCGCTCCAATATCGGCTTCCCGCTGAAGATGGCGAATATCGACAAGGCCGAGATCGACCGCAAGGTCAACGAGGCGGCGAAGATCCTCAACCTCACCGACTATCTGGATCGCAAGCCCCGCGCGCTTTCCGGGGGTCAGCGCCAGCGCGTCGCCATCGGCCGGGCGATCGTCCGCTCGCCGGAATGCTTCCTCTTCGACGAGCCGCTGTCCAACCTCGATGCGGCGCTCCGGGTCAACATGCGCCTGGAGATTTCCGAACTGCACCAGCAGCTTGGCGCAACATCGATCTATGTGACCCACGATCAGGTGGAAGCCATGACCATGGCCGACAAGATCGTGGTCCTGCGCGCCGGCAATATCGAGCAGGTCGGCTCCCCGCTGGAGCTCTACCGCAGCCCCGCCAATCTGTTTGTAGCCGGCTTCATCGGCTCGCCGAAGATGAACTTCATCGACGGCAAGACGGCCGAGGAATTCGGCGCCCACACGATCGGCATCCGCCCGGAACATGTCGCACTTTCCACCGAAAGCGGCAAGTGGAAGGGCAAGGTCGCGGTCTCCGAACATCTGGGCTCCGACACCTTCCTGCATGTGGATGTGCCGGAGCTCGGTCACATCACCACCCGCACCGACGGCGAGTTTCCGGTCCGCCATGGCGACACCGTCTTCATCTCGCCGGATCCGGAGCGGCTCTACCGGTTCGACGCAAACGGCCTGGTGGCCGAGTAG
- a CDS encoding carbohydrate ABC transporter permease: MARQVTTQKKLAFTLLAWVVALLIFFPILWTVLTSFKTESEAVSSPPSFLFFQWTLENYVEVQARSSYFHHFWNSVAISLGSTVIGLLISVPAAWAMAFSPTPRTKDVLLWMLSTKMLPAVGVLVPIYIIFRDLGLLDTRIGLIVVMMLINLPIMVWMLYTYFKEIPGEILEAARMDGATLGKELIYVLTPMAVPGIASTLLLNIILAWNEAFWTLNLTASKAAPLTAFIASYSSPEGLFYAKLSAASTMAIAPIVILGWFSQKQLVRGLTFGAVK; this comes from the coding sequence ATGGCACGCCAGGTCACGACGCAGAAAAAACTGGCCTTCACGCTTCTCGCATGGGTCGTTGCGCTCCTCATCTTCTTCCCCATCCTTTGGACGGTGCTGACGAGCTTCAAGACGGAAAGCGAGGCCGTTTCCTCGCCGCCCTCCTTCCTGTTCTTCCAGTGGACGCTGGAGAACTATGTGGAGGTTCAGGCGCGCTCCAGCTATTTCCATCATTTCTGGAATTCGGTGGCGATCTCGCTCGGCTCCACGGTGATCGGTCTTCTGATCTCCGTGCCGGCCGCCTGGGCGATGGCGTTCTCGCCCACGCCCCGCACCAAGGACGTGCTGCTCTGGATGCTTTCCACCAAGATGTTGCCGGCCGTTGGCGTGCTGGTGCCGATCTACATCATCTTCCGCGATCTCGGCCTGCTCGACACCCGCATCGGCCTGATCGTGGTGATGATGCTGATCAACCTGCCGATCATGGTGTGGATGCTCTACACCTACTTCAAGGAAATCCCCGGCGAGATCCTCGAGGCCGCGCGCATGGACGGCGCGACGCTCGGCAAGGAGCTGATCTATGTGCTGACGCCGATGGCGGTGCCGGGCATTGCCTCGACCCTTCTTCTGAACATCATCCTTGCCTGGAACGAAGCCTTCTGGACGCTCAATCTGACGGCCTCCAAGGCAGCACCCCTGACAGCCTTCATCGCCTCCTATTCGAGTCCGGAAGGTCTGTTCTACGCAAAGCTTTCCGCCGCCTCGACCATGGCCATCGCGCCGATCGTCATCCTCGGCTGGTTTTCGCAGAAGCAGCTCGTGCGCGGGCTCACCTTCGGCGCGGTTAAATAA